A section of the Nitrospinota bacterium genome encodes:
- the ftsY gene encoding signal recognition particle-docking protein FtsY produces the protein MIFSLFGRKKQQKTPEIDQNAVVEEVAPEAAETVVPTPPEPLQDDGKIDTSAQRGIFGRLFDGLAKTRKTLGQGFERLIGAHAKLDEEFMDGLEEVLLSADVGVEITNRIMADLRKDVKKNLLKNTGEVVDYIKRELIAIINQDIKDLGSESLDKPRVILVIGVNGSGKTTTIGKLTAQFSSEGKSVILAAADTFRAAAIDQLETWAKRSEADLVRHQPGADPSAVVFDAIKAAQARARDVLIVDTAGRLHNKANLMEELKKVRRIIGREMPGAPHETLLVLDATTGQNAVNQAKMFHEAIGLTGIALTKLDGTAKGGVVINIMETLKVPVKLIGVGEGINDLRPFDPKEFMDAIFTGAPLKEVG, from the coding sequence ATGATTTTTAGCCTGTTTGGGCGCAAAAAACAGCAAAAAACGCCAGAAATTGATCAAAATGCGGTTGTTGAAGAGGTTGCTCCCGAAGCGGCTGAAACCGTTGTTCCCACCCCCCCCGAGCCCCTCCAAGATGACGGGAAAATTGACACTTCCGCCCAGCGTGGCATTTTTGGCCGGTTATTTGACGGTCTGGCCAAAACCCGCAAGACCCTGGGGCAGGGATTTGAACGGCTCATCGGCGCCCACGCCAAGCTTGACGAAGAGTTCATGGACGGGCTGGAGGAGGTGCTTCTCTCCGCCGATGTGGGGGTGGAAATCACAAACCGGATCATGGCGGACCTGCGAAAGGACGTGAAAAAGAACCTGCTGAAGAACACCGGCGAGGTGGTGGACTATATCAAACGGGAGCTTATCGCCATCATCAACCAGGACATAAAAGACCTTGGTTCGGAATCGCTTGATAAACCGAGAGTTATCCTTGTTATCGGGGTGAACGGTTCGGGCAAGACCACCACTATTGGAAAGTTGACCGCGCAATTTTCCTCTGAAGGGAAGAGCGTTATCCTCGCCGCGGCGGACACATTCCGCGCCGCCGCCATAGACCAGCTTGAGACCTGGGCGAAACGCTCGGAGGCCGATTTGGTGCGCCACCAGCCCGGGGCGGACCCCTCGGCGGTGGTGTTCGACGCCATCAAGGCCGCCCAGGCCCGCGCGCGGGACGTTTTGATAGTGGACACGGCAGGCAGGCTCCACAACAAGGCCAACCTTATGGAAGAGCTTAAGAAGGTGCGGCGCATCATCGGGCGGGAGATGCCCGGCGCCCCTCACGAGACATTGTTGGTGCTGGACGCGACGACGGGGCAGAACGCGGTGAACCAGGCGAAGATGTTCCACGAAGCGATAGGATTGACCGGCATCGCGCTGACCAAGCTTGACGGCACCGCCAAGGGCGGGGTGGTAATAAATATTATGGAAACTCTGAAAGTGCCGGTGAAATTGATCGGCGTGGGCGAAGGGATCAACGACCTCCGCCCATTCGATCCAAAAGAGTTCATGGACGCGATCTTCACCGGAGCCCCGTTAAAAGAGGTGGGGTGA
- the flgB gene encoding flagellar basal body rod protein FlgB gives MGDIFRIREFGYLQKGMDMLSTRQNATAANIANAETPGYKAVNVNFENNLAAAMGKGFTMTETNPRHMPTAGKGIYGVKPEMNQTIEGGRMDGNTVNVDHEVNDMLATRIGYQTMITAFNKKSGEIITAIESGK, from the coding sequence ATGGGCGACATTTTCAGGATCAGGGAGTTCGGATACCTCCAAAAGGGGATGGACATGCTCTCCACGCGCCAGAACGCCACCGCCGCGAACATCGCCAACGCCGAAACTCCCGGCTATAAGGCCGTCAACGTAAACTTTGAGAACAACCTTGCGGCGGCCATGGGCAAGGGTTTTACGATGACCGAGACCAACCCTCGGCACATGCCCACCGCCGGCAAGGGGATTTACGGCGTGAAGCCCGAAATGAACCAGACCATCGAAGGGGGCAGGATGGACGGCAACACGGTGAACGTGGACCATGAGGTGAACGACATGCTGGCCACGAGGATCGGATATCAGACGATGATAACCGCGTTCAACAAGAAGAGCGGCGAAATCATCACCGCCATTGAAAGCGGCAAATAG
- the flgC gene encoding flagellar basal body rod protein FlgC: protein MDFLSAMKIGSSGMSLQRTRMNVISSNLANINTTRTPEGGPYRKKSVVAEASPVSGEGFGGALDNAIQGVKVVDVKDDKSEPRMVYDPSHPDADENGYVAMPNVNVMEEMVDMINASRSYEANAAAVSAAKSMAQKALEIGQR from the coding sequence ATGGACTTTTTGAGCGCCATGAAAATAGGTTCCTCCGGCATGTCCCTTCAGCGGACGAGGATGAACGTGATATCCAGCAACCTGGCCAATATAAACACCACCCGCACCCCCGAAGGGGGGCCGTACCGCAAGAAGTCCGTGGTGGCGGAGGCCTCGCCCGTTTCCGGCGAAGGATTCGGCGGAGCGCTGGACAACGCCATACAAGGGGTGAAAGTGGTGGACGTGAAAGACGACAAGAGCGAGCCGAGGATGGTGTACGACCCGTCCCACCCGGACGCGGACGAGAACGGCTATGTGGCCATGCCAAACGTGAACGTGATGGAAGAGATGGTGGACATGATAAACGCTTCCCGGTCATACGAGGCCAACGCGGCGGCTGTGAGCGCGGCGAAAAGCATGGCGCAGAAGGCGCTCGAGATCGGGCAGAGATAA
- the fliF gene encoding flagellar M-ring protein FliF, which produces MRELLTKVWTQMLEVNKSLSGTKKAAIAFVALVALGGIMGVAYYSGKPDYQVLFSSLSQEDAGAITQKLSADRIPYQLMADGSAILVPAERVHELRLSLATQGLPAGGGVGFEIFDKSTFGMTDFVQKLNFKRAMQGELSRTIGQMKEVRSSRVHIAIPEKKLFGKEDTGPTASVVLQLARRGALNKDQVMGIVHLVASSVEGMKPENVTVVDTEGRLLSGGEPSDEAARLSSTQNEYRNNMERDIEKNITSMIENVVGSGKVVTRVTADMDFTKIERTEKKFDPNSQVARSEQRSESKATGAQSPGGVPGIQSNIPGGEVATMTAAAPAQNSQSQETVNYEINEVVSHIQEQVGGVKKLSIAVIVDGKYAAKEGAPAGAEKEFQPRTAEELNQLSELIKTAAGVNVGRGDQVTVQSAPFDTSKFDTDITDAKAETDRQFYMEVVKYVGIGALVLALFILILRPALGWITSTSRELEDLRAFPQTVQQMEARLGVKTGGGLEEEVDYREKVKRLMQENPKAAAEMLREWLKSRR; this is translated from the coding sequence ATGCGTGAGTTATTGACAAAGGTCTGGACCCAGATGCTGGAAGTGAACAAGTCGCTTTCCGGTACCAAGAAAGCGGCCATAGCCTTTGTGGCGCTGGTGGCGCTGGGGGGGATAATGGGCGTGGCCTATTATTCCGGCAAGCCTGACTACCAGGTGCTGTTCTCCAGTCTTTCACAGGAAGACGCCGGCGCCATAACGCAGAAACTTTCGGCCGACCGCATCCCATACCAGCTTATGGCGGACGGGTCGGCGATCCTTGTCCCGGCGGAGAGGGTCCATGAGCTTCGATTGAGCCTTGCCACCCAGGGATTGCCCGCTGGAGGGGGCGTGGGATTCGAGATATTCGACAAGTCCACGTTCGGGATGACCGATTTCGTCCAGAAGCTAAATTTCAAGCGCGCCATGCAAGGCGAACTTTCCCGCACAATCGGCCAGATGAAGGAAGTGCGCTCTTCCCGGGTGCACATCGCCATACCGGAAAAGAAGCTTTTCGGCAAGGAAGACACCGGCCCCACCGCTTCGGTTGTGCTGCAGCTTGCCCGGCGCGGGGCGCTGAACAAAGATCAGGTGATGGGCATCGTGCATCTGGTGGCCTCCAGCGTGGAAGGGATGAAGCCGGAGAACGTGACCGTGGTGGACACGGAAGGAAGGCTCCTTTCCGGCGGCGAACCTTCGGACGAGGCGGCCAGGCTCTCCTCCACCCAGAATGAATACAGGAACAACATGGAGCGCGACATCGAAAAGAACATCACCAGCATGATCGAAAACGTGGTGGGCTCCGGCAAGGTGGTCACCCGGGTCACCGCGGACATGGACTTTACGAAAATAGAGCGGACGGAAAAGAAATTCGACCCCAACAGCCAGGTGGCCCGCAGCGAGCAGCGCTCCGAAAGCAAGGCCACCGGCGCCCAGTCGCCCGGCGGAGTGCCCGGCATCCAGAGCAACATCCCCGGCGGTGAGGTGGCCACGATGACGGCCGCCGCTCCGGCGCAGAATTCCCAGAGCCAGGAGACGGTGAATTACGAGATAAACGAGGTGGTGTCGCACATCCAGGAGCAGGTGGGCGGGGTGAAAAAGCTTTCCATAGCGGTTATCGTTGACGGCAAATACGCGGCCAAGGAAGGGGCTCCGGCCGGGGCCGAGAAGGAATTCCAGCCGCGCACCGCCGAGGAGCTAAACCAGCTTTCCGAGCTTATAAAGACCGCGGCCGGGGTGAACGTGGGCCGGGGCGACCAGGTGACGGTGCAGTCCGCTCCATTCGACACGTCCAAATTTGACACCGATATCACCGACGCCAAGGCCGAGACGGATAGACAGTTCTATATGGAAGTCGTAAAATATGTTGGGATAGGGGCGCTGGTACTGGCGCTGTTCATATTGATCTTGCGTCCGGCGCTCGGCTGGATAACCTCCACAAGCAGGGAACTTGAGGATTTGCGGGCATTCCCCCAGACGGTCCAGCAGATGGAAGCCAGGCTCGGGGTGAAGACCGGAGGAGGGCTTGAAGAGGAAGTGGACTACCGCGAGAAAGTCAAGCGGCTGATGCAGGAAAACCCCAAGGCGGCGGCGGAGATGCTGCGCGAATGGCTCAAGTCCAGGCGTTAG
- the fliG gene encoding flagellar motor switch protein FliG, which yields MAGDKKSLSGPEKAAALLIAVGDEIASKVLSEMEESEIHKISTYMSGMTSVSNELVGNIMEEFVDISESGKGGYVTGGRDYLKKLLESTLDPKKVTEIMERISTGDEENMGGGLEAVRHLDAKTIASFMKSEHPQTCAIILAHLDPSHAAAVIKELPERFQPEVAFRIATLERIPPGVIKELDEALAHEFRSTGTMEGSQIGGVDAVAEIINSMDHATEVNVLSEIEAINPELAENIRQLMFVFEDLIKIDDRGMQAILKEVDQGELLLALKTASEKMKDKVFANMSERAALMMKEDLDTMPPVRLSDVEKAQQSILRVVKRLEEEGKIVLAGGGEELV from the coding sequence ATGGCTGGAGACAAGAAATCACTATCGGGCCCTGAGAAGGCCGCGGCCCTGCTGATAGCCGTTGGGGACGAGATCGCCTCCAAGGTGCTGTCGGAGATGGAGGAGTCGGAGATACACAAGATATCCACCTACATGAGCGGCATGACCTCCGTGTCCAACGAGCTTGTGGGCAACATCATGGAGGAGTTCGTGGACATCTCCGAGTCCGGCAAGGGGGGATATGTCACCGGAGGCCGGGACTACCTTAAAAAGCTGCTGGAAAGCACGCTCGACCCGAAGAAGGTGACCGAGATCATGGAAAGGATCTCCACCGGGGACGAGGAGAACATGGGAGGCGGCCTGGAGGCTGTGCGCCATCTGGACGCCAAGACCATCGCCTCTTTCATGAAAAGCGAGCACCCGCAGACCTGCGCCATAATCCTGGCCCACCTGGATCCATCCCACGCGGCGGCGGTGATAAAGGAACTGCCCGAAAGGTTCCAGCCGGAGGTTGCCTTCCGCATCGCCACCCTCGAACGCATACCCCCGGGGGTGATAAAAGAGCTGGACGAAGCGCTGGCCCACGAGTTCCGCTCCACCGGCACGATGGAAGGGAGCCAGATCGGCGGGGTGGACGCGGTGGCGGAGATAATAAACAGCATGGACCACGCCACGGAGGTGAACGTCCTCTCCGAGATAGAGGCCATAAACCCCGAACTGGCGGAAAACATCCGGCAGCTGATGTTCGTGTTCGAGGACCTTATAAAGATAGACGACCGCGGAATGCAGGCCATCCTCAAGGAAGTGGACCAGGGGGAGCTTCTTCTGGCGCTCAAGACGGCGTCGGAAAAGATGAAGGACAAGGTGTTCGCCAACATGTCCGAGCGCGCGGCGCTGATGATGAAAGAGGACCTGGACACTATGCCCCCCGTTCGCCTGTCGGACGTGGAGAAGGCCCAGCAGTCCATACTGCGGGTGGTAAAGCGCCTGGAGGAGGAAGGAAAGATAGTCCTGGCGGGCGGAGGAGAAGAGCTTGTCTAA
- a CDS encoding FliI/YscN family ATPase, with translation MLKVDFGKYGQALDESRPIKVSGKVARVVGLVVEGIGPDLSIGGVCEIFPKDQSTPITAEVVGFTGNRILMMPLGELRGISPGCHIAVRAEAASIKVDHTLLGRVVDGLGKPIDGKGPILCKEERSIYSEPINPLTRRRITQPLDLGIRTINGLMTVGMGQRMGIMAGTGVGKSVLLGMMAKYTTADVNVIALIGERGRELREFIENNLGDEGMKRSVVVVATSDNAPLVRMRAAHVATSIAEYFRDRGKNVLLMMDSLTRFSMAQREIGLSIGEPPATKGYTPSVYAALPRLLERAGNTDGPGSITGLYTVLIEGDDISEPISDASRAILDGHIVLSRRLASLGHYPAIDVLNSISRVMVDVAGKDHKELAIKFKELYATYKEAEDLINIGAYVAGSNKRIDESIARIDAMNAFLKQRVEESSRLAQTIDAMKKVLG, from the coding sequence ATGCTGAAGGTTGATTTCGGCAAATACGGCCAGGCGCTCGATGAGAGCAGGCCGATAAAGGTGTCCGGCAAGGTGGCCCGGGTTGTGGGCCTTGTGGTGGAAGGGATCGGGCCGGACCTTTCCATCGGCGGGGTGTGCGAGATATTCCCCAAGGACCAGTCCACCCCCATCACAGCGGAAGTGGTCGGCTTCACCGGCAACAGGATATTGATGATGCCGCTAGGGGAGCTTCGGGGGATATCCCCCGGCTGCCACATCGCGGTGCGGGCGGAGGCCGCCTCCATAAAGGTGGACCACACCCTGTTGGGGCGCGTGGTGGACGGCCTCGGAAAACCGATAGACGGCAAAGGCCCTATCCTTTGCAAGGAAGAACGTTCCATATACAGCGAGCCGATAAATCCCCTCACCCGCCGCCGCATCACCCAGCCTTTGGACCTTGGCATCAGGACCATAAACGGGCTTATGACGGTGGGCATGGGGCAGCGCATGGGGATAATGGCGGGAACCGGCGTGGGAAAGTCCGTTCTGCTTGGCATGATGGCAAAGTACACCACCGCCGACGTGAACGTGATCGCGCTTATCGGCGAACGCGGGCGTGAACTGCGGGAATTCATTGAGAACAACCTGGGAGACGAGGGGATGAAACGGTCTGTTGTGGTGGTGGCCACATCGGACAACGCCCCGCTTGTGCGGATGCGCGCGGCCCACGTGGCCACCTCCATCGCCGAATATTTCCGCGACAGGGGCAAGAACGTGCTTTTGATGATGGACTCGCTGACCCGCTTTTCCATGGCCCAGCGCGAGATCGGCCTTTCCATCGGCGAACCCCCCGCAACGAAGGGATACACCCCGTCGGTGTACGCCGCCCTCCCCCGCCTGCTCGAACGGGCCGGGAACACCGACGGCCCAGGGTCCATCACCGGGCTTTACACGGTGCTAATCGAAGGGGACGACATCTCCGAACCGATATCCGACGCTTCGCGCGCCATACTCGACGGGCACATAGTCCTGTCGCGCAGGCTCGCCTCGCTGGGGCATTACCCGGCCATAGACGTGCTCAATTCAATAAGCCGCGTGATGGTGGACGTGGCGGGCAAGGACCACAAGGAGCTTGCCATAAAGTTCAAGGAACTTTACGCCACATATAAAGAAGCCGAGGACCTTATAAACATCGGGGCGTACGTGGCCGGGTCCAACAAGCGGATAGACGAGTCCATCGCCAGGATAGACGCGATGAACGCCTTTTTAAAGCAGCGGGTGGAGGAATCGTCCCGGCTGGCGCAGACCATCGACGCTATGAAGAAAGTTTTGGGATGA
- the fliJ gene encoding flagellar export protein FliJ: MFRYRLEALLRYRKTLEDDRKRAFAEANRHYQAEISEMRRLEQERRDVMEMTEKKMSIGVDRNTMELYDMYMAGAAVNIADAAKRVEGAGQIAEMEREKLVEAMKKRRIMEHHRETLKERHNAEEDRKERLFADEVALLRFSRKEAN; the protein is encoded by the coding sequence ATGTTCAGATACAGGCTGGAGGCGCTTTTAAGGTACCGCAAGACGCTCGAAGACGACCGCAAACGCGCCTTCGCCGAGGCGAACAGGCATTATCAGGCGGAGATCAGCGAGATGAGGCGGCTTGAGCAAGAACGGCGGGACGTTATGGAAATGACGGAAAAGAAAATGTCCATCGGCGTGGACAGGAACACCATGGAGCTTTACGACATGTACATGGCCGGGGCCGCGGTGAACATAGCCGATGCGGCCAAACGCGTTGAAGGCGCCGGGCAGATCGCGGAAATGGAGCGCGAAAAGCTGGTGGAAGCGATGAAAAAGCGCCGCATAATGGAACATCACAGGGAAACGCTCAAGGAACGCCACAACGCCGAGGAAGACAGGAAAGAACGGCTCTTCGCCGACGAGGTGGCGCTCCTCCGGTTTAGCAGGAAGGAAGCGAACTGA